A stretch of Lathyrus oleraceus cultivar Zhongwan6 chromosome 6, CAAS_Psat_ZW6_1.0, whole genome shotgun sequence DNA encodes these proteins:
- the LOC127094150 gene encoding transcription factor iws1-like, with protein sequence MDITLEETTDYMLCDQEADILDFTPYLVRVQKDSVDEGLICNQDENEDLECNQEDEDGGNENDSALNVNFEDFDEDAIGIGEEIILDKEDGKGKEKGKRAKEKLKERGKGKGKVKGKGKGKGKCKGKGKTKVGRPRKQRKVEEAVEGSSSIDNEDEEVPKESFRGLCDVEECDSDELPQECDSDELPQECDSEDEDVLKDDFQTLKLPKRMVDYKWELGTYFATKE encoded by the coding sequence ATGGATATTACTTTAGAGGAGACAACTGATTATATGTTATGTGATCAAGAAGCTGATATATTGGATTTCACACCTTATCTGGTACGTGTTCAAAAAGATTCAGTAGATGAGGGACTTATTTGTAACCAAGATGAAAATGAGGATTTGGAATGTAACcaagaagatgaagatggtggTAATGAAAATGACAGTGCTTTAAATGTGAACTTTGAGGATTTTGATGAGGATGCTATAGGAATTGGTGAAGAAATTATTCTGGATAAAGAGGATGGCAAAGGAAAGGAgaaagggaaaagggcaaaggAAAAGTTAAAGGAAAGGGGAAAGGGCAAAGGAAAAGTTAAAGGAAAGGGGAAGGGAAAAGGAAAATGTAAAGGGAAGGGGAAAACCAAGGTTGGGAGACCAAGGAAACAAAGGAAGGTTGAAGAAGCAGTTGAAGGTAGTAGCTCAATTGataatgaagatgaagaggttcCAAAGGAAAGCTTTAGAGGTTTGTGTGATGTTGAGGAATGTGATAGTGATGAGTTACCCCAAGAGTGTGATAGTGATGAGTTACCCCAAGAGTGTGATAGTGAAGATGAAGATGTGTTAAAAGATGATTTTCAAACATTAAAGCTTCCAAAAAGAATGGTGGATTACAAGTGGGAGTTAGGGACTTATTTTGCTACTAAGGAATAA